From one Brachypodium distachyon strain Bd21 chromosome 4, Brachypodium_distachyon_v3.0, whole genome shotgun sequence genomic stretch:
- the LOC100840252 gene encoding pre-mRNA-splicing factor CWC22 homolog: protein MAASASPAASPPSRRRRRDDSPRRGDHRKPRGSPPPSPSPDRDAERRRRSRASPSDRDRPRRDSKPSEDNGIAKPSEVDDLPPRRARVPNGEEEEDRRTRRSRASDDEKEDERRRRRSRASEDERDDHRGKRDRARHRDSRRHHRRRSPSSELTSSPDDRRSRHRRHESSRRRVEDHDREERRSSPVRKEPTPPLPPPPPLPEMIPGRTGGIYIPPFRMAQMLRDVEDKSSPEYQRLTWDALKKSINGLVNKVNATNIKNLVPELLAENLVRGRGLFCQSCIKSQMASPGFTDVFAALVAVVNTKFPEIGRLLLVRVMLQLKRAYKRNDKPQLLAATKFVAHLVNQVVVHEVVALELLTVLLADPTDDSVEVAVGFVKECGAILQDLTPQGLHAMFERFRGILHEGEIDKRVQFLIEGLFAIRKAKFQGFPAIRPELDLVEQEDQCTHDISLETELDPETNLNVFRLNPNFAEDEKAYENLKKSILGDEMDEDEEGSDDASDDEDEEESDDEEDEEQMEIRDKTETNLINLRRTIYLTIMSSVDFEEAGHKLLKIKLEPGQEMELNIMLLECCSQERTYLRYYGLLGQRFCMINKVFQENFEKCFVQQYSMIHRLETNKLRNVAKFFAHLLGTDALPWHVLAYIRLTEEDTTSSSRIFIKILFQELSEHLGIRLLNERLNDPNMQDSFESVFPRDHPKNTRFSINFFTSIGLGGITESLREYLKNMPRLIMQQQKPALSESESDGESSGLGSSSESESSSDERSKRRKK from the exons atggccgcctccgcctcgcccgccgcctccccgcccAGCCGCCGCAGGCGCCGCGACGATTCTCCACGCCGCGGCGACCATCGCAAGCCCCGTGGGTCCCCACCACCTTCCCCCTCCCCCGACCGCGATgcggagcgccgccgcagaTCTAGGGCTTCCCCGTCCGACCGCgaccgcccccgccgcgactccaagccctccgaagacaACGGAATCGCGAAGCCTAGCGAGGTCGACGACCTCCCTCCCCGGCGCGCTAGGGTTCCCaacggggaagaggaagaagaccgcCGGACGAGGCGCTCTAGGGCTTCCGACGACGAGAAGGAGGACgagcgccggcggaggcgctctAGGGCTTCTGAAGACGAGAGGGATGACCACCGCGGCAAGCGCGACCGCGCTCGGCATCGGGACAGCAGACGccaccaccggcgccggagccccAGCTCCGAATTGACATCCTCCCCTGATGACCGCCGCAGCCGTCACCGCCGTCATGAGAGCTCAAGGCGGCGGGTTGAAGACCACGACCGCGAGGAGCGCCGGAGTAGCCCTGTGAGGAAGGAGCCGACGCCACCTctgccaccaccgccgccactaCCAGAGATGATCCCTGGGCGCACGGGAGGGATCTACATCCCGCCTTTCCGCATGGCACAGATGTTGCGAGATGTGGAGGACAAGTCGAGCCCCGAGTATCAGAGGCTCACTTGGGACGCTCTGAAGAAGAGCATCAACGGGCTGGTTAATAAGGTGAACGCCACTAATATCAAGAATTTAGTGCCGGAGCTATTAGCTGAGAACCTGGTTCGTGGGCGGGGGCTCTTCTGCCAGTCGTGCATCAAGTCACAGATGGCATCGCCTGGGTTCACGGATGTGTTTGCGGCGCTTGTTGCGGTGGTCAATACCAAGTTCCCTGAGATCGGCCGGTTGCTTCTTGTCCGTGTTATGCTCCAGCTCAAGAGGGCATATAAGAGAAATGACAAG CCCCAATTGCTTGCAGCAACGAAGTTCGTAGCACACTTGGTTAATCAGGTGGTTGTGCACGAGGTTGTGGCTTTGGAGCTTCTTACTGTGCTTCTCGCCGATCCAACGGACGACAGTGTGGAG GTGGCAGTGGGGTTTGTGAAGGAATGTGGAGCAATACTGCAGGACTTGACTCCTCAAGGGCTTCATG CTATGTTTGAAAGGTTTCGAGGCATTCTTCATGAAGGTGAAATAGACAAGCGTGTGCAGTTTCTCATTGAAGGCCTTTTTGCTATTAGAAAGGCTAAATTTCAG GGTTTCCCAGCCATTCGCCCAGAACTGGATCTTGTGGAGCAGGAGGACCAATGCACTCATGATATATCCCTTGAAACTGAGCTAGACCCTGAGACTAACCTAA ATGTTTTCAGATTAAACCCGAACTTCGCTGAAGATGAGAAGGCCTATGAGAACCTTAAGAAAAGTATCCTGGGAGATGAAatggatgaagatgaagaaggtTCTGATGATGCTTCCGATGACGAGGACGAAGAAGAATctgatgatgaagaggatgaagaACAGATGGAGATAAGGGACAAAACAGAGACCAACCTTATCAACCTTCGAAGAACCATATACTTAACAATCATGTCCAGTGTTGATTTTGAGGAAGCTGGTCACAAGCTTTTAAAAATTAAACTCGAGCCTGGTCAAGAG ATGGAACTCAACATCATGCTTCTTGAGTGTTGCAGTCAAGAGAGAACTTACCTTCGATATTATGGTTTGCTTGGGCAACGATTTTGCATGATCAATAAAGTTTTTCAAGAAAACTTTGAAAAATGTTTTGTGCAACAGTATTCGATGATTCATCGTTTGGAAACAAATAAGTTGAGGAATGTTGCCAAGTTCTTTGCGCATTTGTTAGGGACTGATGCGCTTCCTTGGCATGTTTTGGCTTACATCCGGTTGACTGAGGAAGACACCACATCTTCTTCTCGAATTTTTATAAAGATTCTTTTCCAG GAATTGTCAGAGCATCTAGGTATACGCTTGCTCAATGAGAGACTAAATGATCCCAACATGCAAGATTCCTTCGAATCTGTCTTTCCAAGGGATCATCCCAAGAATACTAGATTCTCGATAAATTTCTTCACCTCTATTGGTCTTGGAGGTATCACAGAGAGCCTGCGGGAGTACCTGAAGAATATGCCTCGCCTTATCATGCAGCAACAAAAGCCTGCCTTGTCTGAGTCAGAATCAGATGGTGAAAGCTCCGGTTTAGGGTCTAGTTCTGAGTCAGAGTCAAGCTCCGATGAGCGGagcaaaagaaggaagaagtaA
- the LOC100841674 gene encoding probable carboxylesterase 16, with translation MPSVTVKLYSLIFKLLLRRRLSSLSVSDPAPAGAASSFGVSSRPADHHPSPHSNPAFSTAAPDAVATKDLHPDPLSSLHLRLFLPNPHHATPLNNPPPPPLRRNSFPPPASDVDGQHLLSRRASASFHGVSSSASSQPHYGGYLPTARSARKLPVIVQFHGGAFVTGAADSAANDAFCRRIARHCDAIVVAVGYRLAPENRYPAAFEDGVTVLRWIAKQANLAACGRMMAKGAGTCGTDSFGAAMVEPWLAAHADPSRCVLLGVSCGANIADYVARKAVEAGKFLDPVKVVAQVLMYPFFMGSSPTQSELKLANSYFYDKSTCLLAWKLFLPEDEFCLDHPAANPLLPGRGPPLKLMPPTLTIVAELDWMKDRAIAYSEELRKVNVDAPVLEYKDAVHEFATLDGLLKTPEAQACAEDIAIWVKKYISLRGHEFSY, from the exons ATGCCCTCCGTCACCGTCAAGCTCTACAGCCTCATCTtcaagctcctcctccgccgccgcctctcctccctctcggtcTCGGAccccgcgcccgccggcgccgcctcctccttcggCGTCTCCTCTCGCCCCGCCGACCACCACCCCTCGCCCCACTCCAACCCCGCAttctccaccgccgcccccgacGCCGTCGCCACCAAGGACCTCCACCCCgatcccctctcctccctccacctccgcctcttcctccccaACCCCCACCACGCCACGCCCCTAAACaaccctcctccccctcccctccgCCGCAACTCCTTCCCCCCGCCCGCCTCCGACGTCGACGGGCAACACCTCCTCTCCCGCCGCGCCAGCGCCAGCTTCCACGGCGTCTCGTCCTCCGCCTCTTCCCAGCCGCACTACGGCGGGTACCTCCCGACGGCGCGGTCGGCCAGGAAGCTGCCGGTGATCGTGCAGTTCCACGGCGGCGCGTTCGTCACGGGCGCCGCGGACAGCGCCGCCAACGACGCCTTCTGCCGCCGCATCGCGCGCCACTGCGACGCCATCGTCGTGGCCGTCGGGTACCGGCTCGCGCCGGAGAACAGGTACCCCGCGGCCTTCGAGGACGGCGTCACGGTGCTGCGATGGATCGCCAAGCAGGCCAACCTTGCCGCTTGTGGACGGATGATGGCCAAGGGCGCGGGTACCTGCGGGACCGACTCGTTTGGTGCGGCCATGGTCGAACCGTGGCTTGCCGCGCACGCCGATCCATCCAG GTGTGTTCTACTTGGTGTCAGTTGTGGAGCCAACATTGCTGACTATGTGGCCAGAAAAGCGGTTGAGGCTGGGAAATTCCTAGATCCTGTGAAGGTTGTTGCACAGGTTTTGATGTATCCTTTCTTCATGGGAAGCAGTCCCACTCAATCGGAACTGAAGTTAGCAAACTCCTACTTTTATGACAAGTCAACATGTTTATTGGCCTGGAAACTGTTCTTGCCTGAAGATGAATTCTGCCTGGATCATCCAGCTGCGAACCCTCTCTTACCTGGAAGGGGCCCCCCTTTGAAGCTTATGCCTCCAACCTTGACAATTGTCGCTGAGCTAGATTGGATGAAGGACCGTGCTATTGCTTACTCAGAGGAGCTCCGCAAGGTGAATGTGGATGCACCTGTTCTTGAATATAAGGATGCGGTCCATGAGTTTGCCACGCTAGATGGCTTGCTGAAGACACCTGAGGCCCAAGCTTGCGCTGAAGATATAGCTATCTGGGTTAAGAAGTACATATCACTGCGTGGCCATGAATTTTCATATTGA
- the LOC100841977 gene encoding agamous-like MADS-box protein AGL61, whose product MPRRRPTTSLGRQKIEIRRIDSDEARQVCFSKRRAGLFKKASELSILCGAQVAAIVFSPAGKAFSFGTPSVDAVLDRFLGGAARPGGTGGGRAAGSESPVLAELIRQHAELRAQVEVEKARAEALRKEQKATGAAPGAPKWLDCELSEMSEPELVAFAAALVEVQAAVQGCADQMLREALLANANARAAATLAPAAAITSAAARMMMVPQPGGFGFAMEMQAQQNQQAMEMMIKGFSPQQGAGFLGPPPPY is encoded by the exons ATGCCGCGCCGTCGTCCGACCACCAGCCTTGGCCGGCAGAAGATCGAGATCCGCCGGATCGACAGCGATGAGGCCCGCCAGGTCTGCTTCTCGAAGCGGCGCGCGGGCCTCTTCAAGAAGGCGAGCGAGCTGTCGATCCTGTGCGGCGCCCAGGTGGCCGCCATCGTCTTCTCCCCAGccggcaaggccttctccttcGGCACCCCCTCCGTCGACGCCGTCCTCGACCGcttcctcggcggcgccgcccgccccggcggcaccggcggcggccgggccgcCGGCAGCGAGTCGCCGGTGCTGGCGGAGCTGATCCGGCAGCACGCGGAGCTCCGCGCGCaggtggaggtggagaagGCGCGCGCAGAGGCCCTGCGCAAGGAGCAGAAGGCGACCGGGGCCGCGCCCGGCGCCCCCAAATGGCTGGACTGCGAGTTGAGCGAGATGAGCGAGCCGGAGTTGGTCGCCTTCGCGGCCGCGCTCGTCGAGGTGCAGGCTGCTGTCCAGGGCTGCGCCGATCAGATGCTCCGCGAGGCCCTGCTCGCTAATGCCAACGCCAGGGCTGCTGCTACTcttgctcctgctgctgccatTACTAGTGCTGCTGCCCGCATGATGATGGTGCCGCAGCCCGGCGGCTTCGGCTTC gccatGGAGATGCAGGCCCAGCAGAATCAGCAGGCCATGGAGATGATGATCAAGGGGTTCAGCCCGCAGCAAGGCGCCGGGTTCCTcgggcctccgccgccctaCTGA
- the LOC104584744 gene encoding agamous-like MADS-box protein AGL61, with product MSRRRPTTRLGRQKIKIRRIDSDQARQVCFSKRRAGLFKKAGELSVLCGVQVAAVVFSPAGKAYSFGTPSVDAVLDRFLGRGRPAAGTGGRRAAAGKSAVIEELFRQYAELLVQVDVEKKRAEALRKELKAAAAAPGAPKWLDCECELSELSEAELVDFAAALVEVQAAVQGCADERLRHALLANANTWAANVNAARATDAITSAAARMMMMPPQPQQQLGGFGFMEIQAQQLQAMEMMIQGFGPQQGARFLGPPPPY from the coding sequence ATGTCGCGCCGTCGTCCGACTACCCGCCTTGGCCGGCAGAAGATCAAGATCCGCAGGATCGACAGCGATCAGGCCCGGCAAGTCTGCTTCTCGAAGCGGCGCGCGGGCCTCTTCAAGAAAGCCGGCGAGCTGTCGGTCCTGTGCGGCGTCCAGGTggccgccgtcgtcttctcccCCGCCGGCAAGGCCTACTCCTTCGGCACCCCCTCTGTCGACGCCGTCCTCGACCGCTTcctcggccgcggccgccccgccgccggcaccggcggccgccgggccgccgccggcaagtCGGCGGTGATTGAGGAACTGTTCCGGCAGTACGCCGAGCTCCTTGTGCAGGTGGATGTGGAGAAAAAGCGCGCGGAGGCCCTGCGCAAGGAGCTgaaggcggccgcggccgcgcccgGCGCCCCCAAGTGGCTGGACTGCGAGTGCGAGCTTAGCGAGCTGAGCGAGGCGGAGTTGGTCGACTTCGCTGCGGCCCTCGTCGAGGTGCAGGCTGCTGTGCAGGGCTGCGCCGACGAGAGGCTCCGCCATGCCCTACTCGCCAACGCCAACACCTGGGCGGCCAACGTTAACGCCGCCAGGGCTACTGATGCCATTACTAGTGCTGCTGCCCgcatgatgatgatgccgcCACAGCCGCAGCAACAACTCGGCGGCTTCGGATTCATGGAGATTCAGGCCCAGCAGCTGCAGGCCATGGAGATGATGATTCAGGGGTTCGGCCCGCAGCAAGGCGCCAGGTTCCtcgggccgccaccgccctaCTGA